One genomic region from Thunnus maccoyii chromosome 16, fThuMac1.1, whole genome shotgun sequence encodes:
- the pcnx1 gene encoding pecanex-like protein 1 isoform X1, with protein MGSQTLQILRQGVWASITGGWYYDPDQNTFVNALHLYIWLFLLCFPFTLYMALPPTMVIVGIYCGVIAAMFLLLKTVNYRLHHALDEGEVVEQAKETQGSRSGTEGANDGGVTRREDSNGPGDPGGGIEMADFIRQETPPVDCSSRNSYIGMESNQQIASSHGRATGAKGDVGKTSDDISLTLVESCSHDHDLLSDAKMYCLVPNDSFASLQPSTSLCPSELSREPADLCNSAAYHFSLSHSSCDTEVTTHASMQSQTFRKELRSRGLPRTSSSAGSAFPDPCLPDFALYPPPRRGGLDPVCELETARPHRPGLSDREGTERLYQQDQAVASTSGIECYRHKEPRRVARSASREAGEGSSGLYQVEVGGSGKGSGRGGKSHGGERSADSLRSLSTRSSGSTESYCSGTDRDTNSTVSSFHSEQTSSTHVESLLSLSGDERVRDRGDTASASVDGRTSSLGSISSRGLSNLPSREANKNPHANELTAKQPADTPSSAAQELVEPSRCQEEPGIRTSADGSTCGVAIEQEQVKDDQPKSANLVQRTSSLSTGRSGRRRTGKKRASSFDASRHRDYVSLRGMAKPCSAVFTGGGEEDSSDQSELSCASSLHSTHHLSTDSSSSTTSRSCHSPEGRYRALKAKHTAANAASSSTVKTAAGSEAVVRTGGKRRTSRRTPSTGSAKTHARVLSLDSGTAACLNDPSRLGAPAGPRPLTTSKSDLEAKEGEVLDAASLLGRASQLESVTRSRNSLPNQAAFTEPQDATAASLRALKQRKHIHADWPTMFFTTTAPGSEETVIFRRERSTFRRQAVRRRHNAGSNPTPPTSLIGSPLSLQEALSQASQPSTSQVKSQPSRTPSQVTVLSASASLLARNGSTHLEGSQDKASTVGTTSLQDDFGKLTPSLYEAGGCDMSLVNFEPATRRASNNVWDTDSHLSSSTSVRFYPHDLFSLPQIRLNRLLTMDPELLEQQDGDLSPELQDAPPGQEDSAATTAAGKARQYYRLWLLPYLWVGLHFDRLTLLALFDRNREVLENVLAVVLAVLVAFLGSVLLVNGFFTDIWVFQFCLVIASCQYSLLKSVQPDSSSPRHGHNRIIAYSRPVYFCLCCGLIWLLHYGSLRITSSRITLYGVALTSSLVLASARDLVIVFTLCFPIIFFVGLLPQVNTFVMYLFEQLDIHVFGGNASTSLLSALYSVLRSIVTVALLYGFCYGALKETWEPHHIPVLFSVFCGLLVAVSYHLSRQSGDPSVLISLIQTKLLPNLKDKNPEDPLSEVQDPLPEKLRASVNERLQSDLIVCVVIAVLYFAIHVSTVFIALQPFLSYVLYALLGTVGLLTHYLLPQVRKQLPWYCFSHPLLKTKEYYQFEVRDAAHVMWFEKLHVWLLFVEKNVLYPLVILNELSGSARELASPKKLDTEVGALMITVAGLKLLRSSYSSPTYQYVTILFTVLFFTFDYRHLSETLLLDLFLMSIVFSKMWELFYKLHFVYTYIAPWQITWGSAFHAFAQPFAVPHSAMLFVQAVVSTIFSTPLNPFLGSAIFITSYVRPVKFWERDYNTKRVDHSNTRLASQLDRNPGSDDNNLNSIFYEHLTRSLQHSLCGDLLLGRWGNFSTGDCFILASDYLNALVHLIEIGNGLVTFQLRGLEFRGTYCQQREVEAITEGVEEDEGCCCCEPGHLPHILSFNAAFGQRWLAWEVLVTKYVLEGYSITDNSAASMLQVFDLRRILTTYYVKGIIYYVIASPKLEEWLANETMKDGLRGCGERNYVDLDPTFNPNIDEDYDHRLAGISRDSFCAVYLGWIQYCNSRRAKPLDSEKDSPLVLLCFGLCVLGRRALGTAAHHMSSNLESFLYGLHALFKGDFRISSVRDEWIFADMELLRKVVVPGIRMSLKLHQDHFTSPDEYDEPAVLFEAISSHQQNLVIAHEGDPAWRSAVLSNAPSLLALRHVLDEGTNEYKIIMLNRRYLSFRVIKVNKECVRGLWAGQQQELVFLRNRNPERGSIQNAKQALRNMINSSCDQPIGYPIYVSPLTTSYCNSHPQLGHILGGPISIGNIRNFVVSTWHRLRKGCGAGCNSGGNIEDSDAGGLSCGSGNGTGGESQQSSASQGVTSGPVPPHSYQPHTLGTSQSSQSVQSGLVRHSPARASVASQSSSYRYSSSRHSSLRTSTTGLEPCRRSSTSQLSLRTLPTSLQLRLGSTSDPAGPSASLSSHSIPPCKRHTLVGLLGNDGLCSTVTDPLSQQHHHHHHHPQQHNPTVSTVRRDDISYRVQIVDVSQVLETINLSKRKELQWPDETVRLRAGRTCWRDWNPIEGMEGHVIHRWVPCSRDSASRSHIDKTILLVQVDDKLVPIIETGVIELGAEV; from the exons ATGGGGTCGCAGACACTACAGATCCTGAGGCAGGGGGTCTGGGCTTCAATCACAGGCGGGTGGTACTACGACCCCGATCAAAATACATTCGTCAACGCTTTACATCTCTATATCTGGCTGTTTTTGCTATGTTTCCCCTTCACACTATACATG GCATTGCCGCCAACCATGGTGATTGTGGGAATCTACTGTGGTGTGATTGCTgccatgtttctgctgctgaagaCGGTGAATTACCGCCTCCACCATGCCCTGGATGAGGGGGAGGTGGTGGAGCAAGCCAAGGAGACGCAGGGCAGCAGAAGCGGCACCGAGGGGGCTAATGACGGCGGTGTCACCCGTCGGGAGGACAGCAACGGCCCGGG GGACCCTGGAGGGGGTATTGAGATGGCAGACTTTATCAGGCAAGAGACTCCGCCAGTCGACTGCAGTTCCAGAAACTCCTATATTGGGATGGAGTCTAACCAGCAG ATTGCGTCCAGCCATGGAAGAGCAACAGGAGCCAAAG GAGATGTGGGAAAGACTTCAGATGACATCAGTTTGACTCTTGTAGAGAGCTGCAGTCATGATCATG ATCTGCTATCAGACGCAAAGATGTACTGCCTTGTTCCCAATGACTCCTTCGCCTCCTTGCAGCCCTCAACCTCCTTGTGTCCTTCAGAACTGTCCAGAGAGCCTGCTGATCTCTGTAACTCTGCTGCTTATCACTTCAGCCTGTCACACTCTTCCTGTGACACCGAGGTGACCACTCATGCATCCATGCAATCTCAGACCTTTAGAAAGGAGCTCCGTTCTCGGGGCCTACCTCGGACTTCCAGCTCGGCGGGTTCTGCTTTTCCTGACCCGTGTCTACCAGACTTTGCTCTATACCCTCCACCAAGGAGAGGTGGCCTTGATCCTGTGTGTGAGCTGGAAACTGCCAGGCCACACAGGCCAGGGCTGTCTGACAGAGAGGGGACCGAGCGCCTTTACCAGCAGGACCAAGCTGTGGCCTCGACATCGGGAATAGAGTGCTATAGACACAAAGAACCACGCAGAGTAGCCCGCTCAGCCTCCAGGGAGGCTGGGGAAGGTAGCTCAGGTCTGTACCAGGTGGAGGTTGGTGGTAGTGGGAAAGGCTCTGGTAGAGGAGGAAAGTCCCACGGAGGGGAGCGCAGTGCTGACAGCCTACGGAGCCTGAGTACTCGTAGTAGTGGCTCAACTGAGAGCTACTGCAGCGGCACAGACAGGGACACCAACAGCACTGTCAGCAGCTTCCACAGTGAACAGACCAGCTCTACACATGTGGAGAGCCTGCTCTCACTTTCAGGGGATGAGCGTGTACGGGACAGAGGAGATACTGCGTCTGCTTCTGTAGACGGCAGGACTTCTAGCCTTGGCAGTATTAGCTCTCGAGGCCTCAGCAACCTACCTTCTAGGGAGGCCAATAAAAACCCTCATGCCAATGAACTGACTGCTAAACAACCTGCTGACACTCCGTCCTCAGCAGCCCAAGAGCTTGTAGAACCTAGCAGGTGCCAGGAAGAGCCTGGCATCAGGACCAGTGCTGATGGCTCTACTTGTGGAGTGGCCATCGAGCAGGAGCAGGTAAAAGACGACCAACCAAAGTCAGCCAACCTTGTTCAGAGGACTTCTTCCCTGTCAACAGGACGCAGTGGACGTCGACGGACTGGCAAGAAAAGGGCAAGTAGCTTTGATGCCAGCCGTCACCGGGACTACGTGTCATTGCGTGGTATGGCCAAGCCTTGTAGTGCTGTGTTTACTGGGGGTGGAGAGGAGGACTCCAGCGATCAGAGTGAACTCAGCTGCGCCTCCAGTCTCCACTCCACCCACCACCTAAGCACAGACAGCTCCTCTAGCACCACCTCCCGCTCCTGCCACTCACCAGAGGGCCGCTACAGGGCCCTGAAAGCCAAGCACACTGCAGCCAAtgcagcctcctcctccacagtAAAAACTGCAGCAGGATCTGAGGCAGTAGTGCGAACTGGAGGGAAGCGGCGCACCTCTCGCCGTACCCCCAGCACAGGCAGTGCCAAAACGCATGCCAGAGTGTTGAGTTTGGACAGTGGCACGGCCGCCTGCCTTAATGACCCCAGCCGCCTGGGAGCTCCAGCTGGGCCTCGACCCCTTACCACCTCCAAATCGGACCTGGAAGCCAAAGAAGGGGAAGTCCTGGATGCGGCATCCCTACTGGGTCGGGCCTCCCAGCTGGAGTCAGTGACCCGCTCCAGAAACAGTCTGCCCAACCAGGCAGCCTTCACTGAGCCTCAGGATGCCACCGCTGCTTCCCTGCGGG CTCTCAAACAAAGGAAACACATCCACGCTGACTGGCCAACCATGTTTTTCACCACGACAGCCCCAGGGAGCGAGGAGACGGTCATATTTCGGCGTGAACGTAGCACGTTTCGTCGGCAGGCGGTGCGGCGGCGGCACAACGCAGGGAGTAACCCCACACCTCCCACCTCTCTCATTGGATCTCCTCTCAG TCTTCAGGAGGCTCTCAGCCAGGCCTCCCAGCCTTCTACTTCCCAGGTGAAAAGTCAGCCGTCTAGAACCCCGTCCCAGGTGACCGTGCTGAGCGCAAGCGCCTCCCTGCTGGCCAGGAATGGAAGCACACACCTGGAGGGTTCTCAGGACAAGGCCTCAACGGTTGGCACTACCAGCTTGCAGGATGACTTCG gaaaACTCACTCCCTCCTTGTATGAGGCTGGCGGGTGTGACATGTCCTTGGTCAATTTTGAACCTGCAACCAGACGAGCCTCCAATAACGTATG GGACACCGACTCCCACCTCTCCAGTTCTACCTCAGTTCGCTTCTACCCTCATGACCTG TTCTCCCTCCCTCAGATCCGTCTGAACCGTCTGCTGACGATGGACCCagagctgctggagcagcaggaTGGAGATCTGAGTCCAGAGCTTCAGGATGCGCCGCCGGGCCAAGAGGACTCTGCAGCCACCACTGCTGCTGGCAAAGCCAGGCAGTACTATCGCTTGTGGCTTCTGCCCTACCTGTGGGTCGGACTGCACTTTGACCGGCTCACCCTGCTGGCACTGTTTGACAG GAACCGTGAGGTTTTAGAGAATGTGCTGGCGGTAGTGCTGGCTGTCCTGGTGGCCTTCCTGGGTTCAGTGCTGCTGGTCAACGGCTTCTTCACTGACATCTGGGTCTTTCAGTTCTGCCTCGTCATTGCAAGTTGCCAGTATTCCTTACTAAAG AGTGTTCAACCAGACTCCTCTTCCCCTCGACAT GGCCATAATCGTATCATAGCATACAGCCGGCCTGTCTACTTCTGCCTGTGCTGTGGCCTCATTTGGCTGCTCCACTACGGCAGTCTGAGGATCACTTCATCTCGCATAACCCTGTACGGAGTCGCACTCACCAGCTCCCTGGTACTCGCCTCTGCCAGGGACCTTGTCATAG TCTTCACTCTGTGTTTTCCCATCATCTTCTTCGTGGGGCTGCTGCCACAAGTCAACACGTTCGTCATGTATCTCTTTGAGCAGCTGGACATCCATGTGTTCGGGGGCAACG CCTCCACAAGCCTTCTGTCAGCGCTGTACAGCGTCCTGCGCAGCATCGTCACCGTCGCTCTGCTTTATGGCTTCTGCTACGGAGCTCTGAAG GAGACCTGGGAGCCTCACCACATCCCCGTGTTATTCTCCGTTTTCTGCGGCCTCTTGGTGGCAGTGTCTTACCACCTGAGCCGGCAAAGCGGCGACCCCTCTGTCCTCAT CTCGCTGATACAGACTAAGCTTTTACCCAATTTAAAAGACAAGAACCCAGAGGACCCTCTTTCAGAAGTACAGGACCCTCTGCCAGAGAAGCTGAGGGCCTCAGTG AATGAACGTCTGCAGTCTGACCTGATCGTCTGTGTGGTCATCGCTGTCCTTTACTTCGCCATCCATGTCAGCACGGTGTTTATAGCGCTGCAG CCTTTCCTGAGTTATGTCCTGTATGCTCTGTTGGGGACGGTGGGGTTGCTCACCCACTACCTGCTGCCTCAAGTCCGCAAGCAGCTGCCCTGGTACTGCTTCTCTCACCCTCTGCTCAAAACGAAGGAATACTATCAGTTTGAAGTCAGGG ATGCGGCTCATGTGATGTGGTTCGAAAAGCTTCACGTGTGGCTGCTGTTCGTGGAAAAGAATGTCCTCTATCCACTCGTCATCCTTAACGAGCTGAGCGGCAGCGCCAGAGAGCTCGCCAGTCCAAAGAAACTTGACACAGA GGTCGGCGCTCTGATGATCACAGTGGCGGGCCTGAAGCTACTTCGTTCCTCCTACAGCAGTCCCACCTACCAGTACGTAACGATCCTCTTCACCGTCCTCTTCTTCACCTTCGACTACCGTCATCTGTCAGAGACGCTGCTGCTCGACCTCTTCCTCATGTCCATCGTTTTCAGCAAG atgtggGAGCTGTTCTACAAGCTGCACTTTGTCTACACCTACATCGCCCCCTGGCAGATCACATGGGGGTCGGCCTTCCACGCCTTTGCTCAGCCCTTTGCTGTGCCTC ACTCTGCTATGCTGTTTGTCCAGGCTGTAGTGTCTACAATCTTCTCCACTCCCCTCAACCCATTCCTGGGCAGTGccatcttcatcacctcctACGTCCGCCCTGTCAAGTTCTGGGAAAGAGATTACAA CACCAAAAGAGTGGATCACTCTAACACCCGGCTGGCCTCTCAGCTGGACAGAAATCCAG gCTCTGATGACAACAATTTGAACTCGATCTTCTACGAGCACCTTACCCGCTCCCTGCAGCACAGCCTGTGTGGAGACCTCCTCCTGGGCCGCTGGGGCAACTTCAGCACCGGTGACTGCTTCATCCTGGCCTCCGACTACCTGAACGCTCTGGTGCACCTTATAGAGATCGGCAACGGCCTGGTCACCTTTCAGCTGCGAGGGCTGGAGTTCAGAG GAACTTACTGCCAGCAGAGGGAAGTGGAGGCCATCACCGAGGGCGTGGAGGAAGACGAgggctgctgttgctgtgagCCGGGCCACCTTCCTCATATTCTGTCCTTTAACGCCGCCTTCGGACAGCGCTGGCTGGCCTGGGAGGTACTGGTCACCAAGTATGTACTGGAGGGCTACAGCATCACCGACAACAGCGCAGCCTCCATGCTGCAGGTGTTCGATCTACGACGCATCCTCACCACCTACTACGTCAAG GGTATCATCTACTATGTGATCGCTTCCCCCAAACTGGAGGAGTGGCTGGCTAATGAGACCATGAAAGACGGCCTGCGGGGTTGCGGGGAGAGGAACTACGTCGACCTGGATCCTACCTTCAATCCCAACATCGACGAGGACTACGACCATCGGCTCGCAGGCATCTCTAGAGACAGTTTCTGTGCAGTCTACCTGGGCTGGATCCAGTACTGCAACTCTCGACGTGCCAAG CCGCTGGACAGTGAGAAAGACTCGCCTCTGGTGCTGCTGTGCTTCGGCCTGTGTGTGCTGGGAAGGAGAGCTCTGGGAACAGCAGCCCATCATATGTCCAG CAACCTGGAGTCTTTCCTTTACGGACTTCATGCGTTATTTAAAGGAGATTTCCGCATCTCTTCAGTGCGAGACGAGTGGATTTTCGCAGACATGGAACTGCTCAGGAAAGTTGTGGTGCCTGGAATCCGAATGTCTCTCAAATTACACCAG GACCACTTCACGTCCCCCGATGAGTACGATGAACCGGCTGTTCTTTTCGAGGCCATCTCCTCCCACCAGCAGAACCTGGTCATCGCTCACGAGGGCGACCCAGCCTGGAGGAGCGCTGTGCTGTCTAACGCCCCGTCACTCCTCGCCCTGCGCCACGTACTCGACGAAGGCACCAATGAGTACAAAATTATTATGCTCAATCGACGATACCTCAGCTTCCGTGTCATCAAG GTGAATAAAGAATGTGTCCGAGGCCTTTGGGCAGGGCAGCAGCAGGAGTTGGTGTTCCTCAGAAACAGAAACCCGGAGCGCGGGAGCATCCAGAACGCCAAGCAGGCTCTGCGGAACATGATCAATTCTTCTTGTGACCAGCCCATCGGATATCCCATCTACGTATCTCCGCTGACCACCTCCTACTGCAACTCACACCCCCAGCTCGGACACATCCTGGGAGGTCCCATCAGCATCGGGAACATCCGCAACTTTGTTGTCAGCACCTGGCACAg GTTACGGAAAGGCTGCGGTGCAGGCTGTAACAGCGGAGGGAACATCGAGGATTCAGATGCAGGGGGGCTGTCCTGTGGCAGTGGGAACGGGACCGGGGGCGAGTCCCAGCAGAGCTCAGCATCGCAGGGTGTAACTTCCGGACCTGTCCCTCCTCATTCGTATCAGCCGCACACTCTGG GCACCAGTCAGAGTTCTCAGTCTGTTCAGTCTGGTTTGGTGCGCCACTCCCCTGCACGAGCCTCCGTTGCCAGCCAGTCGTCCTCTTACCGCTACAGCAGCAGCCGCCACTCCTCCCTGCGCACCTCCACCACAGGCCTGGAGCCCTGCCGACGTTCCTCCACCAGCCAGCTGTCTCTGCGCACGCTCCCCACCTCCCTGCAGCTCCGGCTGGGCTCCACCTCCGACCCGGCCGGACCCTCCGCCTCCCTTTCCAGCCACAGCATCCCTCCCTGCAAACGCCACACGCTGGTGGGCCTCCTGGGTAACGACGGCCTGTGCAGCACCGTGACCGATCCTCTCAGCCAGCagcatcatcaccatcaccaccacccacaACAACACAACCCCACCGTCTCCACCGTGCGCAGAGATGACATCTCCTACAGAGTGCAG ATTGTGGATGTGAGTCAGGTGCTGGAGACCATAAACTTATCGAAGCGTAAAGAGCTGCAGTGGCCTGACGAGACCGTAAGACTGAGGGCAGGACGGACCTGCTGGAGGGACTGGAACCCCATAGAGGGCATGGAAGGACAT GTGATTCACCGGTGGGTGCCTTGTAGCCGAGACTCAGCCAGTCGCTCCCATATCGACAAGACCATCCTGCTGGTACAGGTGGATGATAAGCTAGTGCCCATTATTGAGACTGGAGTTATTGAGTTGGGTGCAGAGGTCTGA